One Mycolicibacterium sarraceniae genomic window carries:
- the carD gene encoding RNA polymerase-binding transcription factor CarD, with protein sequence MIFKVGDTVVYPHHGAALIEAIETRTIKGEQREYLVLKVSQGDLTVRVPADNAEYVGVRDVVGQEGLDKVFQVLRAPHTEEPTNWSRRYKANLEKLASGDVNKVAEVVRDLWRRDQERGLSAGEKRMLAKARQILVGELALAENTDDEKATIILDEALAAAS encoded by the coding sequence ATGATTTTCAAGGTCGGAGACACCGTTGTTTATCCACACCACGGTGCTGCGTTAATTGAGGCGATCGAAACCCGGACCATCAAGGGCGAGCAGAGAGAGTATCTCGTCCTGAAGGTTTCGCAGGGAGATCTCACTGTTCGCGTTCCCGCTGATAACGCCGAATATGTCGGTGTTCGTGATGTGGTCGGGCAGGAAGGCTTGGACAAGGTGTTCCAGGTGCTCCGCGCCCCCCACACCGAAGAGCCGACCAACTGGTCGCGCCGCTACAAGGCCAATCTCGAGAAGCTGGCGTCCGGCGACGTCAACAAGGTCGCCGAGGTTGTTCGCGACCTGTGGCGCCGGGATCAGGAGCGCGGGCTGTCGGCAGGCGAGAAGCGCATGCTGGCCAAGGCTCGGCAGATTCTCGTCGGTGAGTTGGCCCTGGCCGAGAACACCGATGATGAGAAGGCCACGATCATTCTCGATGAGGCGCTCGCCGCCGCGTCCTGA